In the genome of Triticum urartu cultivar G1812 chromosome 5, Tu2.1, whole genome shotgun sequence, one region contains:
- the LOC125506687 gene encoding phosphatidylinositol transfer protein SFH5-like gives MRPPVQPLRETAPVNRTRSATPSPSLPTRLTAPDPAPAPSTTAEACPLTPAPSPPAPAATDGTATTRAEFPASPPAPAATDSPSTTRADSTAPPPALDATNASPQTRAEPPASLPAPVVSAPVAEVSWAFRFAQIGGGIEDCGTYLGAWETSLRERSQFFLWVSGYVPEGEFPEIVLWMARACRGMSQVLGQLARMAKGASGLCRLVGGEIKRLAQGYVQGTVDGDIENPDSAPRFNCDHLAYSAPAGGRHQQRFVDTSANRCGSCHDSQLSQDML, from the exons ATGCGTCCCCCCGTTCAACCCCTCCGAGAAACCGCTCCAGTTAACCGTACGAGGTCTGCCACCCCCTCCCCGTCCCTGCCCACGCGCCTGACCGCCCCGGACCCGGCCCCGGCCCCGTCCACCACCGCCGAGGCCTGCCCGCTGACGCCCGCCCCCTCcccgcccgcgcccgccgccacCGACGGCACCGCTACGACGCGCGCCGAGTTCCCGgcctcgccgcccgcgcccgccgccacCGACTCCCCCTCGACCACGCGCGCCGACTCCACTGCGCCCCCGCCCGCGCTCGACGCCACCAACGCATCCCCGCAGACGCGCGCTGAGCCCCCGGCCTCCCTGCCCGCGCCCGTCGTCTCCGCTCCGGTAGCGG AGGTTTCCTGGGCATTTCGATTTGCCCAGATCGGGGGCGGTATTGAGGACTGCGGGACCTATCTTGGGGCTTGGGAAACATCGCTGCGAGAGCGCAGTCAGTTCTTCCTCTGGGTTTCTGGGTACGTGCCCGAGGGCGAGTTCCCTGAGATCGTGCTGTGGATGGCCCGGGCCTGCCGGGGCATGAGCCAGGTCCTGGGTCAGCTGGCGAGGATGGCTAAGGGAGCCTCCGGTCTCTGCCGCCTGGTTGGAGGTGAGATCAAGCGCCTCGCCCAGGGTTATGTACAGGGGACGGTGGACGGGGACATTGAAAACCCAGATTCTGCACCTCGATTTAATTGTGATCACCTCGCTTACTCAG CTCCAGCAGGTGGTCGCCACCAACAGAGGTTCGTTGATACGTCTGCAAATCGATGTGGATCCTGCCATGACTCCCAGCTTAGCCAAGACATGCTTTGA